Part of the Paenibacillus aurantius genome, CCGGAGGCCCGGTACCTTCTCCTCAATGTTCTTGACCGAAGTCGCGCCCTTCTGGCTCAGCACCTTCGTGTCCTTCGTGACATCCTTGATGCTCTTGATCGGGCTTCCCTTCTTCACGAGCAGGGACTGGCCGGCGTTGAAGTAAATGTCCGAGAAGTCGACTTCCTTCTTGCGCTCCTCGTTGATGGTCATCGTCGCCACGATCATGTCGATCTCGTCATTGTTCAGCATGTTGATGCGCGTCTTCGAAGTCACTTCCTTCAGCTCGATCTTGTTCTCGTCGCCGAGCAGCTTCTTCGCGATAGCCTTCGAGATGTCGACGTCGAAGCCCTCTACCTTGCCGGAAGCTGGATCCTTAAGCCCGAACAGCTTCGTATCGTACTTGACGCCGACCACCAGCTTGCCCCGCTTCTTGATCCCGTCGAGCGCCTTGCCGCTTGCGGCCGATCCGCCTCCGCCGCTGCCTCCTGACGGGGAACCCGCCGGCGACGGGCTGCCCGACCCCGACGTTCCACCCGCGTTATCCTTATTGCCGCAGCCCGCAAGGGCGAGCAGCACCAGCGTCAAAACCATCACAAGCGAAAGCCAACCTTTGGATCTCTTCATTCTTCTTCATCCCCCTGTTATCGGTTTAATGGTTGATCAAGCGGCTGAGAAAGAGCTGGGCCCTCTCCTCCCGCGGGTTCTCAAAGAACGCAGCGGGAGCCGCCTCCTCGAGAATTTTCCCTTGGTCCATGAAAACCACACGGTCGGCTACTTCGCGGGCGAAGCCCATCTCGTGGGTCACAACGACCATCGTCATCCCTTCCTTCGCCAGCGCTTTCATGACGTCAAGCACCTCGCCGATCATTTCCGGATCGAGTGCCGATGTCGGCTCGTCGAAGAGCATGATCTTCGGCTTCATGGCAAGCCCGCGCGCAATCGCGACCCGCTGCTGCTGGCCGCCGGACAGCTGCGACGGGAACGACTCCGCCTTATCCGGAATGCCGACCTTCTCCAGATAGTGCATCGCCGTCCGGCGGGCTTCCTCCTCGGAGACCCCCAGCACTTTGACAGGGGCGAGCGTAATGTTCTGGATGACCTTCTTGTGCGGGTACAGGTTGAAATGCTGAAAAACCATCCCGATGTTCCGGCGCAGCTCGTTGATATCTGTTTTGGGATCGTTCACCTTTACCCCGTCCACCGTCAAGTCCCCGTCCGTAATCGTTTCCAGACGGTTGATGCAGCGGAGAAGGGTGCTTTTGCCGGAGCCGGAAGGCCCGATCACGACGACCACTTCCCCCTGCCCGATCTCCAGGTTGATGTCTTGGAGCACATGGAAGTGCCCAAAATGCTTGTTCACCCGTTGGAACCGGATCAAATGCACTCCCCCTTTTCTAAGGCAGACTATTATGTATTCAACAATTTCATTACCCTTTTAGAGGGCAGCTTGAATCATATGATACTAATTGTATCAAACTTGCAGGGAATAGGTAAGGTTTGCTGACAAATTGTATCTAAAAGAATCCCAAAAAAATATTTATTCTTACCCCCGCCTTCCCCGAATGAAGACGATAAACGGGTAATATATAATGACGTTACCATGGAATGAACCCTTTCCTTACCGAGGCCGGGACCTCATTCCATTTTACATACGCAGCACCAAAACGATTCTACGGAGGTTAGGGAATGAGGAAGATGGTCTCAGGAAAATGGGGAAATAGGACTACGTTCGGGAAATTTAGAAAGCGCTTTATTCTGTGGACGGCCCTTGTCCTCAGTGTGGCGATGCTGCTGCCCCTTACGGCCAGTGCCGCCTACTACAATACTTACACCGACGTCGCCACGCTCGGCAATGCCAATGATTGCTACGTTGCGCAAGGCTTCGCTGTCGGCTCCACCTACGCCTATTCCGTCAAGATCAACGGAGACGACACCAAGGCTGTCATTTACCGGACCAACATGAGCGATGGAACGACGACGCTCATGACGAATGGGGATAGCGGCACAACTTACACCGCCTCCCTCGGCCATGCCAACGATATGGTCCTCAGCACGATCGACGGGGAGTACTATATGTTCATCGTCACCATGAAAGCCGGCAGCATGAGCCTCGTGAAGCTGAAATATGTAGGGACGACGTATTACCAAGTAGGGAACTACAGCATTCAGTACAGCGGAGCGGACAAGGCCATGTCGGGGGTAGCCATCACCGGCAAAGACACGAGCAGCATCTACTTCCTCTTCAAATCCGGCCTGACCCTGTACCGGGGGACGCTTCCTCTGACCGCTAACAGCGGAACCATCAATGCAGCCTACGGCTTTGCCCTGAATACGGCTGACGCCCTGGTCAACGGCAGCACCGTTTCGAACATCGGCTCGTATACCTCCCAGGGCCTGGGCTATTATAATAACACGATCTATGTCCCGCTGACCTATAACAACGTAAGCATTGTCCTCGTCTACCTCAACATTTCCACCGCCTCCGGCACCATCTACTCCGACGATAATCTGTCGTTCCGCATTACGTCCTCCACTTACTCGAACCTGTTCGAGATTGAGAGCGTCGGAATCGCCAACGGGGATAAGCTCTGGTTCAACACCAACCGCAAAACCGACGCGTCGGATACCGCCCACGACGGGGTGCACTATTTCAACGGGTACAGCGCCTTGTAAGGTAGCAAGCCCCCTTAAGGGCCGGTCAAACAAAAAAAGGAGCGGATGGCTGCCGTCAGCCATCCGCTCCTCTTCTTTTGGCGGGGCCTGCTTAAGTATGGGCCCCGCTGGTCATGCGACCGTTACTTCGGCTCCCGGATGTCCCGGCGGCGGGCGATGCCCGAGCTGTAGGCCGCATCCAGCACGGCCTCGCGCACCCGTTCCGCGACGTGCTGGTTGAACACGCTCGGCACGATGTACGACTCGTTCAGCTCCTCGTCCGTCACGACCGAAGCGATCGCGCGTGCCGCGGCCAGCTTCATCTCCTCCGTGACGCGGGAGGCGCGGCAGTCGAGCATGCCCCTGAACAGGCCGGGGAAGCAGAGCACGTTGTTGATCTGGTTCGGGTAGTCCGAGCGTCCGGTCGCCATCACGCGCACGATTCCTTCCACCTCATCCGGCGAAATCTCCGGCGTCGGGTTGGCCATCGCGAATACGATGGAATCGGGGGCCATGCGCTTCACGTCCTCCACCTTCAGGACGCCGGGTCCCGACACGCCGATGAAGATATCCGCGCCCTCGATGACGTCGGAGAGCTTTCCTTCCTCGCGGTTCGGGTTCGTGTTCTCCCCGTACCAGTTCCACGTCGCGTTGCCGTAATCCTGTCCGGCCACCAGGGCGCCCTGGCGGTCCACGCCGATGATGTTGCGGACGCCGGCCGACAGCAGAATCTTCGTGCACGCCGTTCCGGCTGCACCCACGCCCGCCAGCACGACCTTGCAGTCTTCGAGCCGCTTGCCGACGAGCTTCGTGGCGTTCAAGAGCCCGGCAAGGAGCACGACGGCGGTGCCGTGCTGGTCATCGTGGAAGACGGGGATGTCCAGCTCCTGGACGAGCCTCTCCTCGATCTCGAAGCAGCGCGGAGCCGAAATGTCCTCGAGGTTGATGCCCCCGAAGGCCGGCGCGATGTTCTTGATCGTGCGGATGATCTCTTCCGTATCCTGGGTTTCCAGGCAGATCGGGAAAGCATCGACGCCCGCGAACTGCTTGAACAGCATCGCCTTTCCTTCCATGACAGGCATAGCCCCGAGCGGACCGATATTTCCGAGTCCGAGCACCGCGGAGCCGTCCGACACCACGGCGACCGTGTTCCGCTTGATCGTAAGGGAATGGGCGCGCGACGGCTCCTCGTGAATGGCCATGCAGACCCGGGCCACGCCCGGTGTATAGACACGGGACAGGTCGTCCCGGTTTTTGATCGGCACCTTGGGGTTCATCTCGATTTTGCCGCCCAGGTGCATGAGGAAGGTCTGGTCCGACACGTTGAGAAGCTTAACCCCGGGAAGCCGGCGCGTCACTTCCTCAATGCGCTTCGTATGAAGCTGGTCGGTGACGTTGACGGTAATGTCCCGGATCGTCGAGTCTTTCGTCGACCGGGTGACGTCGATGGCGACGATATCCCCGCCCGCGTCTCCGATAGCCGTGGCGATCTGCCCGAAGGTGATCCCCTGCTTGTCGATCTCCAGCCTCAAAATAATCGTCGTACTGGCTCCTGTTGGTACTGCCATGCGATCCCCTCCTGCTCTCCTGAGTTATGACCTAATGATATCGCTTACATAGCGAAAAAGGAAGTTAAGAACATATTGTGCCTTTTGTTCATTTTGTTCCTGGTGCCTTATCCGGTAAGAACTACCCTAACGGATAAGGCACTGCCTTCCCCCTACCGCTTCTGCAAAAGGTACCGGTTGACCGGACGACCGACTCCCCCGTAGCGGATATCGAGGGCGACCCAGCCGGTCTTCTCCAGGTATTCCAGGTAGCGGCGGGCCGTTACGCGGGCAATGCCGACCCCGTCCGCCGCTTCTTCGGCCGAAACCGGCTCGTTCGTCCTCTCGAGGAAGCCGGCGATCTGCTTCAACGTCTGGGCGTTCAAGCCCTTCGGCAGCTCCTCCGGGAGCGGAAGGGCCGGCCCTTTGGCGCCAGCGGCCGGAGACGCCGGGGATCCGCCGGAGACGCTGGGGCGGGCTTCCCGTCTCCCGTGCAGGACGGCATCGAGCTCTTCCTGGGAGAACGCCTCCGCCTCCTTCAGCCCGGCATGCAGGCGGAGGTAGCGCTCGAGAGATTCCTTCACCCGTTCGAACTTGAACGGCTTCAGGATGTAGTCCGCCGCCCCGCCGCGCATCATCTCGCGGATCGTGGCCTCGTCCCGGGCCGCCGTGATGACGATCACGTCCGTCTCGACGGCCTCCTGCCGGATCCGCCGAAGCGTTTCGAGCCCGTCCTGCTGCGGCATGAAGACATCGAGAAGCACCAGCGAAGGTCGAAGCTCCCGAACGAGCTGCAAGCCCTCCACGCCGTTGCCCGCGGCGCCGACTACCCGGAAACCCGGCACCCGCTCGACGAATTCGCGGTTGACCTGCCTTACCATCGGGTCGTCCTCGATGAGAACGACCTCCACCCATTTGCCTTCCATGCTCACAACTCTCCTCTTCTCATGGGAAACGTAATCACGAAGCTCGTGCCCTCTCCCGGGGCGCTGTCGCAGGCCAGCTCCCCGCCGCCCTTCGCAACGATGCGGGCCACCAGACCGAGGCCGATGCCCCGGCCCTGGCCGCCCTTGGTGGAGAAGCCCGGCTCCAGCATCCGCCGCCTCGTCTCCTCGTCCATTCCCGCGCCGTTGTCCTCCACGAGCAGCGACAGCACCTCCTCGTCCTGCTCGATGCTGATTTCAACCCGCTTGGGCTCCCGGGACACCGCCTGCAGCGCGTCGAACGCATTCTCGATCAGGTTGCCCAAGATGAGCACGAAGTCGTGGCGGTCCATCTGCTCGGGGAACCGCTCCAGCCGGCTGCGGCGGTCCACCGCCACCTCGATGCCGAGTTCCCGGCCCCGGCCGATCTTGCCGAGAATGAGCCCGGACAGGCTGGGATCGTGGATACGGCCCGTCAGAAAACGGGTCAGTTCCTCCTGATGCTCCGCCGTCTCAAACAGATAATCGAGCGCCCTGTCCTGCCGGCCGAGCTGAAGGAGACCCGCAATGGTGTGCAGCTTGTTGCTGTGCTCGTGGTTCTGCACCCGCAGGGCATCGACGAATTCGCGCACCCCCGTCAGCTCCTCCGCCATCCGGGTCACCTCCGTCCGGTCCTGGAACACGGCGAGCGCCCCGACGGTCCGCCCGTTCAGCTTGACCGGAACGCGGCTCGTCCAGATCAGCGCTTCGCCGACGTGCAGCTCCTCGTTGTGCATCGGCTGCTCCTGCTTCAGAATATCCGAGAGGCGCATGCCGGGCACGACCTCCTCCGCCGGCCGTCCCAGCACATCCCCCGTTATGCCGAATAGCTGCTTCGCCTTCTCGTTGAAGATGGTCAGGATCCCCCGGCTGTCCATGGCGATGACCCCTTCGTTCATCGAATGAAAGGCAGCGGTCCGCTCCAGCAGAAGCCGGGCGATCTCCTGCGGCTCCAGATTCAGCATCTGCCTCTTAATGTGTTTGGCCAAATTCCACGATCCCCAAACACCGAACAGGAGAGACAGCAGCAGGGTAACATAAGCATAGCCCCGCTGCTTCCGGATCGTTTCGGCTAGCCCGGGGAGGACGCGTCCGGCGAGCACCACCCCGATCTGCTGGTGCTCCTCGTTCATGACCGGCACGAAAGCCTGCACCGCCGTCCCAAGCTCTCCCTTCGCCCGGGACGTATACGTATGCTCGGCGAAAGCGGCTTCCATGCCGGCCTCCTCCGCCTTCGTCCCGAGCCGCGCTTCCACCGGATGGGAGAAGCGGACCCGGTTCCTATCCAGCACGACGATGTACGTGGCGTCGTTGATGATGCGGATCCGCTCCACTACCGGATTCGCTGCCTTCCACCCTTCCGGCTCCGTCAAGTGCTGCCGGATCTCCGGAAGCTCCGCCACCGTCCGGCCGGTGATCAGGAGCCGGTCGGCGATGGCGTTCTCCTGCAGCCGGATCGTGCTGCCGAGCAGGATGATCCCGCCGAGCAGCAGGGAGAAGAGCACGATGCCGAAGGAGAGGAAGGTGATTTTCCATTGTATGCGCAGGTTGGTCAGCCTCATAGGGTCCCTTTCTACCTTCATCCTCATTCTGTTATTATTGTGGAACAAGCCGGCTTCATTCGCAACCTTTAAGAGAGGTGCCTATCTTGAAATCCATCGTTAGCCTGATCCTGTTCCTCGCGATCGGCCTGGCGGCCGCGCTCTTTGCCGGCTTCCGCCCCGATCTCTATTCCGCCCCGGCCCCCCATGACGACGAGCAGCAGGGGCTCGCGGACCGGATCATTATTAAATTCAGCATCTCCGTCGCCGAAAATACGCCCAAAGGCCTCGCCGCCCTCAAATTCGCTCAGCTCGCGAAGGAGAAAACAGACGGCCGCGTGGAAGTGCAGACGTTCCCGAACGGCACCCTGTACTCCGACACCGAGGAGATCCAGGCCATGATGAAGGGGGATCTGCAGATGATCGCCCCGGCCTTCTCCTACTTGAGCAATATCCTTCCGGCGTGGTACGCCATGGACCTGCCGTTCGCGCTCCCGAACCGGGAGGCCGTGGAGGAAGCGTTCAACGGGGAGATCGGAAAGCTGCTGTTCCGCACGCTCGAGAGCCGTGACATGAAAGGAATGGCCTTCTGGAGCAACGGCTTCAAGCAGATCACCGGTCCCCGCGA contains:
- a CDS encoding glutamate ABC transporter substrate-binding protein, producing the protein MKRSKGWLSLVMVLTLVLLALAGCGNKDNAGGTSGSGSPSPAGSPSGGSGGGGSAASGKALDGIKKRGKLVVGVKYDTKLFGLKDPASGKVEGFDVDISKAIAKKLLGDENKIELKEVTSKTRINMLNNDEIDMIVATMTINEERKKEVDFSDIYFNAGQSLLVKKGSPIKSIKDVTKDTKVLSQKGATSVKNIEEKVPGLRVQQFDNYQDAFTALKSGQGDVLTTDNAILYGMMKQDPNFEVVGEPFTEEPYGIAVKKDTPDLVKFINDTLKELKSSGEYDKIYTKWIGEAPKK
- a CDS encoding amino acid ABC transporter ATP-binding protein, with the protein product MIRFQRVNKHFGHFHVLQDINLEIGQGEVVVVIGPSGSGKSTLLRCINRLETITDGDLTVDGVKVNDPKTDINELRRNIGMVFQHFNLYPHKKVIQNITLAPVKVLGVSEEEARRTAMHYLEKVGIPDKAESFPSQLSGGQQQRVAIARGLAMKPKIMLFDEPTSALDPEMIGEVLDVMKALAKEGMTMVVVTHEMGFAREVADRVVFMDQGKILEEAAPAAFFENPREERAQLFLSRLINH
- a CDS encoding NAD-dependent malic enzyme; translation: MAVPTGASTTIILRLEIDKQGITFGQIATAIGDAGGDIVAIDVTRSTKDSTIRDITVNVTDQLHTKRIEEVTRRLPGVKLLNVSDQTFLMHLGGKIEMNPKVPIKNRDDLSRVYTPGVARVCMAIHEEPSRAHSLTIKRNTVAVVSDGSAVLGLGNIGPLGAMPVMEGKAMLFKQFAGVDAFPICLETQDTEEIIRTIKNIAPAFGGINLEDISAPRCFEIEERLVQELDIPVFHDDQHGTAVVLLAGLLNATKLVGKRLEDCKVVLAGVGAAGTACTKILLSAGVRNIIGVDRQGALVAGQDYGNATWNWYGENTNPNREEGKLSDVIEGADIFIGVSGPGVLKVEDVKRMAPDSIVFAMANPTPEISPDEVEGIVRVMATGRSDYPNQINNVLCFPGLFRGMLDCRASRVTEEMKLAAARAIASVVTDEELNESYIVPSVFNQHVAERVREAVLDAAYSSGIARRRDIREPK
- a CDS encoding response regulator, with protein sequence MEGKWVEVVLIEDDPMVRQVNREFVERVPGFRVVGAAGNGVEGLQLVRELRPSLVLLDVFMPQQDGLETLRRIRQEAVETDVIVITAARDEATIREMMRGGAADYILKPFKFERVKESLERYLRLHAGLKEAEAFSQEELDAVLHGRREARPSVSGGSPASPAAGAKGPALPLPEELPKGLNAQTLKQIAGFLERTNEPVSAEEAADGVGIARVTARRYLEYLEKTGWVALDIRYGGVGRPVNRYLLQKR
- a CDS encoding sensor histidine kinase — its product is MRLTNLRIQWKITFLSFGIVLFSLLLGGIILLGSTIRLQENAIADRLLITGRTVAELPEIRQHLTEPEGWKAANPVVERIRIINDATYIVVLDRNRVRFSHPVEARLGTKAEEAGMEAAFAEHTYTSRAKGELGTAVQAFVPVMNEEHQQIGVVLAGRVLPGLAETIRKQRGYAYVTLLLSLLFGVWGSWNLAKHIKRQMLNLEPQEIARLLLERTAAFHSMNEGVIAMDSRGILTIFNEKAKQLFGITGDVLGRPAEEVVPGMRLSDILKQEQPMHNEELHVGEALIWTSRVPVKLNGRTVGALAVFQDRTEVTRMAEELTGVREFVDALRVQNHEHSNKLHTIAGLLQLGRQDRALDYLFETAEHQEELTRFLTGRIHDPSLSGLILGKIGRGRELGIEVAVDRRSRLERFPEQMDRHDFVLILGNLIENAFDALQAVSREPKRVEISIEQDEEVLSLLVEDNGAGMDEETRRRMLEPGFSTKGGQGRGIGLGLVARIVAKGGGELACDSAPGEGTSFVITFPMRRGEL